From a region of the Nonlabens sp. Hel1_33_55 genome:
- a CDS encoding DUF262 domain-containing protein, producing MNIIKQEAVGRVILNENTPDRSPRFEHYIIPYYQRGYRWGEEHVSALLEDVHNFMNSDEKKYCLQPIVVVPTKDIEDQNAWEVIDGQQRLITLNIIFNYLNRPRYLITFEKRQKSTSFLTELSPESYNDNEPDFHFMSQAYRIIKAWFEDKTKNDVGYIDDFNSTLTKKIELIWYQIEELKSINDDNVVERKKIDIFNRLNIGKIPLTNAELIRALLLSRIKYGFSDREAIMRQAEISSEWHRIESELRQEEFWYFLNNESLLDTSSAIEFIFKIIAKDNAKKYSTYLWFEKKIKADTPEQEKRNAEELWDLTKEYFGKLKHWYQDDELYHHLGFILASEGNSVNTLRNIIDNSKCQKSDFRKWAKEEVKIKLSDVRLDELTYGKGNNDIKRIFLLHNIISALRATSIQKNKFPFNYYKKIEKEGGWSIEHIHAQQSKEIKNSKAIRQWLEDTLEAIKDIKTIDRNEDTVDIEDETDANYDEYKKRIMELLKQESIDEEEFNQFKNSIIRLFDSESIHILDNLTLLSKKHNSALNNAIFPVKRNKILSLEKEGEYIPLATRNVFLKYYTKSDLQPYYWSKVDKEEYYKNIVENLRPYLTLTENE from the coding sequence CATGTTTCAGCGCTTCTAGAGGACGTTCATAATTTTATGAATTCTGATGAGAAAAAATACTGTTTACAACCAATTGTGGTTGTACCTACAAAAGATATTGAAGACCAAAATGCATGGGAAGTAATTGATGGTCAACAGCGTCTGATAACTCTAAACATCATATTTAATTACCTCAACCGGCCACGATACTTAATAACTTTTGAAAAAAGACAAAAGAGCACCAGTTTTTTAACAGAATTATCTCCTGAATCTTACAATGATAATGAGCCGGATTTTCATTTTATGAGCCAAGCTTATAGAATTATAAAAGCTTGGTTTGAAGATAAAACAAAGAACGATGTTGGATACATAGATGATTTTAATTCAACTCTTACTAAAAAGATTGAACTTATTTGGTATCAAATAGAAGAACTTAAATCTATCAATGACGACAATGTTGTTGAAAGAAAGAAGATAGATATTTTTAATCGATTGAATATTGGAAAAATCCCGTTAACAAATGCGGAACTTATAAGAGCATTATTACTTTCTAGAATTAAATACGGTTTCAGTGATAGGGAAGCTATTATGCGACAGGCCGAAATTTCAAGCGAATGGCACCGGATAGAGTCAGAACTGAGACAAGAGGAATTCTGGTATTTTCTTAATAATGAATCATTATTAGATACATCTTCTGCTATTGAATTTATTTTTAAAATCATAGCTAAAGACAATGCTAAAAAATACTCGACATATTTATGGTTTGAGAAGAAAATAAAGGCTGATACCCCAGAACAAGAAAAAAGGAATGCCGAAGAATTATGGGATCTTACCAAAGAATATTTTGGCAAACTTAAACACTGGTATCAAGATGATGAACTTTACCACCATCTAGGTTTTATTTTGGCTTCTGAGGGTAATTCAGTTAATACATTAAGAAACATAATCGATAATTCAAAATGCCAGAAATCGGATTTTCGAAAATGGGCCAAAGAGGAGGTAAAAATTAAGCTTTCAGACGTTAGGCTAGACGAGCTTACATATGGTAAAGGTAATAATGATATAAAAAGAATTTTCTTATTACATAATATAATAAGCGCTTTAAGAGCTACATCTATACAGAAAAACAAATTTCCATTTAACTATTATAAGAAAATAGAAAAAGAAGGAGGGTGGAGTATTGAACACATCCACGCGCAGCAATCTAAGGAGATTAAAAATTCTAAGGCCATTAGACAATGGTTAGAAGATACTTTAGAGGCAATAAAGGATATTAAAACAATAGATAGGAATGAAGATACTGTCGATATTGAAGATGAAACTGATGCTAATTATGATGAATATAAAAAACGTATTATGGAGCTCCTCAAGCAAGAAAGCATTGATGAAGAGGAGTTTAATCAGTTCAAGAATAGCATCATTAGACTGTTTGATTCCGAATCCATTCACATTTTAGATAACCTTACACTTTTATCTAAGAAGCATAATTCTGCACTTAATAATGCCATATTCCCTGTTAAGCGAAATAAAATTTTATCATTAGAAAAGGAAGGTGAATATATACCACTTGCTACTAGAAATGTTTTCTTAAAGTATTATACAAAGTCAGATTTACAGCCGTATTACTGGAGTAAAGTAGATAAAGAGGAATATTACAAAAATATCGTTGAAAATTTAAGACCATACCTAACACTCACAGAGAATGAATAA
- a CDS encoding DUF262 domain-containing protein produces MNNNKKYTFWELCNNYNKIEIPIIQRDYAQGRNTAEVKKLREKFVNGYLIDALISNNPVELDFVYGSILSESNGDNKNKNFIPLDGQQRLTTLFLLHYFVAVKETRLSEVKSVLKKFTYETRPSAHDFCKRLLEFDHIDNLANIKREIEDSQWFNAEWKNDPTIEGMLNMLETFSTNSEFLHKENVLLDKLLQAENNLITFYFTDLDEFGLTENLYIRMNARGKKLTDFENFKSEFFKIIRYNSQLLEDFKNKIEYNWVENLWDYRQSNAFVIDEPFMIYLNFITEMLYFKSAEFRAKSYEDDFLDFKVLKEVYSVEENLKTLIFALDYINNLKSFDSPIIWNSESQKDVLGKLLKGSRLDITELFVLFMSIQFSYLDQPSEHLNDFIRVVRNLISNTNDNSRREWPRLIESLESLISNENVYVVLSSSSEQVRLIGFDVDQRKEEVFKAAQILTHPNFKALIFKLEDNKNFKGNITNILKTPFTNNEDDFERLNLDLITYNDESINFLEQIFEGYKVISKDNFKKIWGDLLITDLYYQTNYSRLLFEEYYEDFPSVLLFAKHFTESNISLDKYIVANQVNFVKMLTEKNEDFSTIRQVNEQLYLYYIIHRNVYNESYKSFFKNDNYNFGWLKKETGFKSYFKEGISECEYFSNVNPIFQVYNHQFRYNLGINKNNTLNIETVVSGKIRDPFEKIKDWAIEN; encoded by the coding sequence ATGAATAATAATAAAAAGTATACATTTTGGGAGCTTTGCAATAACTATAATAAGATTGAAATTCCAATTATTCAAAGAGATTATGCGCAAGGTCGCAATACTGCTGAAGTAAAAAAACTCCGAGAAAAATTTGTGAATGGATACCTTATAGATGCCTTAATTTCAAACAATCCTGTAGAATTAGACTTTGTGTATGGTTCTATTCTTTCAGAAAGCAATGGCGATAATAAAAATAAGAACTTTATACCTCTAGACGGGCAGCAACGCCTAACAACTCTTTTTCTCTTACATTATTTTGTAGCAGTTAAGGAAACTCGCTTATCAGAAGTTAAAAGTGTTCTAAAAAAATTCACTTATGAAACGAGACCTTCGGCACACGATTTTTGTAAAAGATTATTAGAATTTGATCATATAGATAATTTAGCTAATATAAAGAGAGAAATTGAAGATTCTCAATGGTTTAATGCAGAGTGGAAAAACGATCCCACTATTGAGGGTATGCTCAATATGCTTGAAACTTTTTCAACAAATTCAGAGTTCCTGCATAAAGAAAACGTGCTTTTAGATAAGCTGTTACAAGCGGAAAATAATCTTATTACGTTTTATTTTACAGATCTTGATGAGTTTGGTTTAACTGAAAACCTTTACATAAGGATGAATGCTAGGGGGAAAAAGCTTACTGATTTTGAGAATTTTAAGTCTGAGTTTTTTAAGATAATAAGATATAATTCTCAATTACTTGAAGACTTTAAAAATAAAATAGAATATAATTGGGTAGAAAACCTGTGGGATTATAGGCAAAGTAACGCATTTGTTATAGACGAACCATTTATGATTTACCTTAACTTTATAACAGAGATGTTGTATTTCAAAAGTGCTGAATTTAGAGCAAAATCCTATGAAGATGATTTCTTAGATTTTAAAGTTCTTAAAGAAGTTTACTCTGTTGAAGAAAATCTAAAAACTTTGATTTTTGCTCTAGACTATATCAATAATCTTAAAAGTTTTGATTCTCCTATAATTTGGAATTCAGAATCACAAAAAGATGTTCTGGGAAAACTTTTAAAAGGAAGTAGGTTAGATATAACAGAACTTTTTGTTTTATTTATGTCTATTCAATTTAGTTATTTAGATCAACCTAGTGAGCACCTGAATGACTTTATACGCGTAGTTCGAAATTTGATTTCAAATACAAATGATAACTCAAGAAGAGAGTGGCCAAGATTAATCGAATCTCTGGAAAGCTTAATTTCTAATGAGAATGTATATGTAGTACTATCATCATCTAGCGAACAAGTTAGGTTGATTGGTTTTGATGTTGATCAAAGGAAAGAAGAGGTTTTTAAAGCAGCACAAATATTGACACATCCCAATTTTAAAGCGTTAATTTTTAAACTTGAGGACAATAAAAATTTCAAAGGGAATATAACCAACATTCTCAAAACGCCATTCACGAATAATGAGGATGATTTTGAAAGACTAAACTTAGATTTGATAACCTATAACGACGAATCTATAAATTTCCTTGAACAGATTTTTGAAGGTTATAAAGTAATTTCAAAAGATAATTTTAAAAAGATATGGGGAGATTTATTGATTACTGATTTATACTATCAAACTAATTATTCAAGATTGTTGTTTGAAGAATATTATGAAGATTTTCCATCAGTTCTTTTGTTTGCAAAACATTTTACAGAATCAAATATTAGTCTAGATAAGTATATAGTAGCCAATCAAGTCAATTTTGTCAAAATGCTAACAGAAAAAAACGAAGACTTTTCAACTATAAGGCAAGTAAATGAACAGCTTTATCTCTATTATATAATACATAGAAACGTATATAATGAAAGTTATAAATCATTCTTTAAGAATGATAATTATAATTTTGGTTGGCTAAAAAAAGAGACTGGTTTCAAATCTTATTTTAAAGAAGGTATAAGTGAGTGCGAATACTTTTCAAATGTGAATCCTATTTTTCAAGTTTATAATCATCAATTTCGATATAATTTAGGCATTAACAAAAACAATACTTTAAATATTGAGACAGTGGTGTCTGGTAAAATACGAGACCCATTTGAGAAAATAAAAGATTGGGCCATAGAAAATTAG
- a CDS encoding type I restriction endonuclease subunit R: protein MNHIGKSERDSQNRIIQLFQNELQYTYLGNWEEQERNQPIEEQLLFDYLIKNGKYSRTLAQKAVDKLVKTAANLSSGLYDANKEVYKLLRYGITVREELGQPKETVWLIDWKNPTSNDFAVAEEVTVKGKHIKRPDVVLFVNGIAVGVIELKRSKVGVSEGIRQNLDNQKSEFIQKYFTTMQLVMAGNDTQGLRYGTIETSEKYYLKWKEESKKEYDYLIDKQISQLYEKTRLLELIHDFIVFDKGTKKLCRPNQFFGITAAQTHIKTKTGGILWHTQGSGKSLTMVWLTKWIRENVKDSRVLIITDREELDDQIEKLFTGVDETIYRTKSGRDLIHVLNHKTEMLVCSLVHKFGRKSDEGDYDSYIEELKASLPTDFEAKGDVYVFVDECHRTQSGKLHEAMKMILPDSLFIGFTGTPLLKKDKQKSIEVFGPYIGDPYKFDEAVEDGVVLDLLYEARDVEQFITDQDKIDEWFDVKTRGLTDVAKIQLKQKWGTMQKVLGSKSRLAKIVNDIIHDFDTKPRLYTGEGNAMLVSGSVYQACKYYELFQSAGFTSCAIITSYQPHHGDIKGEETGEDSPTDKLLKYDVYTRMLKGQSTEDFEAFAKAQFISEPAKMKLLIVVDKLLTGFDAPSATYLYIDKKMQDHGLFQAICRVNRIDTEDKDYGYIVDYKDLFKSLQKSIGDYTSEAFDDYDEDDVKGLLKDRFTESRERLETALEVLRAMCEPVHPKDEPTIIKFFCGNTENPADIKATEEKRVGLYKAVVSLIRAYANVANEIHKLGYSDKKARDIKEEVLYYSDLRETIKRASGDYIDLKRFEPGMRQLMDLYLDARSSKKISDFENKSLVELIVHVSEPGENYETKKSREAVAETIENNVRKAIVEEAKANPKYYEKMSALLDELIKLRKEETISYAEYLEKIKQLAERVATPSSGATYPSHINSRAKQALYDNLESNEHLAIAVHTTIIENKLDGWRDGGIKEKKLMLAVGRVVNDIDTTLNLMEIIKAQNEY, encoded by the coding sequence ATGAACCACATAGGCAAATCAGAACGCGACTCTCAAAACAGAATCATTCAGCTGTTTCAAAATGAGCTGCAGTATACCTATTTGGGCAATTGGGAGGAACAAGAACGCAACCAGCCTATAGAAGAACAATTGCTGTTTGATTACCTCATTAAAAATGGTAAGTATTCTAGAACACTGGCGCAAAAGGCAGTAGATAAGTTGGTTAAAACTGCTGCCAACTTATCAAGCGGTTTATACGACGCCAATAAAGAAGTCTATAAATTATTACGTTACGGTATAACGGTTCGAGAAGAATTAGGCCAACCTAAAGAAACCGTCTGGCTCATCGACTGGAAAAACCCAACATCTAATGACTTTGCCGTTGCAGAAGAAGTTACCGTAAAAGGAAAGCATATCAAAAGACCAGATGTCGTTTTGTTTGTAAATGGTATTGCGGTAGGTGTTATCGAGTTAAAACGAAGTAAAGTAGGCGTGTCAGAAGGTATCCGTCAAAATCTAGATAACCAGAAATCAGAGTTTATTCAAAAGTATTTTACCACCATGCAATTAGTAATGGCAGGTAATGATACCCAAGGACTTCGATATGGTACAATTGAGACTTCTGAGAAATACTACCTTAAATGGAAAGAAGAAAGTAAAAAGGAATACGATTATCTGATAGATAAGCAAATAAGTCAGCTCTATGAAAAAACTAGATTGCTCGAGTTAATTCACGATTTTATCGTCTTTGACAAAGGCACCAAAAAGCTATGTCGTCCTAATCAATTCTTTGGTATTACAGCAGCACAAACCCACATAAAGACAAAGACAGGTGGTATTCTATGGCACACCCAAGGCTCTGGTAAGAGTCTTACAATGGTCTGGCTTACTAAATGGATACGCGAGAATGTAAAAGACAGCCGTGTTTTGATCATTACAGACAGAGAAGAATTAGATGATCAAATAGAAAAGCTTTTTACGGGCGTAGACGAGACCATTTACAGAACAAAGAGTGGTAGAGATCTTATCCATGTGCTCAATCATAAAACGGAAATGCTGGTATGCAGTCTAGTTCACAAATTTGGCAGAAAGTCTGATGAAGGTGACTACGACTCTTACATTGAAGAATTAAAAGCCAGCCTACCTACGGATTTTGAAGCTAAAGGCGATGTGTATGTATTTGTAGATGAGTGTCACCGTACGCAATCTGGTAAATTACATGAGGCGATGAAGATGATCTTGCCAGACTCCTTATTCATAGGTTTTACAGGAACTCCATTGCTTAAAAAAGACAAGCAGAAAAGTATAGAGGTATTTGGACCGTACATCGGCGATCCCTACAAATTTGATGAAGCTGTTGAAGATGGCGTCGTACTCGATTTATTATATGAGGCACGAGATGTAGAACAGTTCATTACAGATCAAGATAAGATTGATGAATGGTTTGATGTTAAAACAAGAGGATTGACTGACGTCGCCAAAATTCAATTAAAACAAAAGTGGGGCACCATGCAAAAGGTGCTAGGGTCAAAGTCTCGATTGGCTAAAATCGTAAATGATATTATTCACGATTTTGATACCAAACCTAGATTATATACAGGCGAAGGAAATGCCATGCTGGTCTCGGGTTCGGTATATCAAGCCTGTAAATATTACGAATTGTTTCAAAGTGCAGGATTTACCAGTTGTGCTATAATCACATCGTATCAGCCACATCACGGCGATATCAAAGGAGAAGAAACAGGTGAGGACAGCCCTACAGATAAGCTTTTGAAGTATGATGTATATACTAGAATGCTTAAAGGCCAATCTACTGAAGATTTTGAAGCTTTCGCGAAAGCGCAATTCATAAGTGAGCCTGCAAAAATGAAGTTGCTCATTGTTGTGGACAAGCTTTTAACAGGATTTGACGCGCCATCAGCAACTTACCTATACATTGACAAGAAAATGCAGGACCATGGTTTATTTCAAGCCATATGCCGTGTGAATCGCATCGATACCGAGGATAAAGATTACGGGTACATCGTAGATTATAAAGATTTATTTAAAAGTCTTCAAAAGTCCATAGGTGATTATACCTCAGAAGCCTTTGATGATTATGATGAAGATGATGTAAAAGGATTGTTGAAAGATAGATTTACAGAAAGTAGAGAACGTCTGGAAACGGCCTTAGAAGTTTTACGAGCCATGTGCGAGCCGGTACACCCTAAGGATGAGCCTACGATTATCAAATTCTTTTGTGGAAACACAGAAAATCCAGCAGACATCAAAGCGACTGAAGAGAAGCGGGTTGGCTTGTATAAAGCAGTAGTTAGTCTCATAAGAGCTTACGCAAACGTAGCCAATGAAATACATAAATTAGGGTATAGCGACAAAAAAGCACGAGACATTAAGGAAGAGGTGTTGTATTACTCAGACTTGCGCGAAACTATCAAACGAGCCAGTGGCGATTATATAGACTTAAAGCGATTTGAACCAGGTATGCGTCAATTAATGGATTTGTACCTTGATGCAAGATCCAGTAAAAAGATTTCTGACTTTGAAAACAAATCACTAGTAGAATTAATAGTTCATGTTTCAGAACCAGGAGAGAACTATGAAACCAAAAAAAGTAGAGAAGCCGTTGCGGAAACCATAGAGAACAATGTAAGAAAAGCCATCGTAGAAGAAGCGAAGGCTAACCCTAAGTACTATGAAAAAATGTCTGCACTTCTTGACGAACTTATCAAGCTGAGAAAAGAAGAAACCATTTCTTATGCGGAATACTTAGAAAAAATCAAACAACTCGCAGAACGTGTAGCAACTCCATCAAGTGGGGCTACCTACCCGTCTCATATCAATTCCAGAGCGAAACAAGCGCTTTATGATAACTTAGAGAGCAATGAACATTTAGCAATAGCAGTGCACACCACCATCATAGAAAACAAACTAGACGGATGGCGAGATGGCGGTATTAAGGAAAAGAAGTTAATGCTCGCAGTAGGTAGAGTGGTGAACGATATCGATACTACTTTGAACTTGATGGAGATCATAAAAGCGCAAAATGAGTATTAA
- a CDS encoding M48 family metallopeptidase produces MSINQEKIAFANVEIDVIRKDIKNMHLAVYPPNGAIKLSVPTKTDEEVMRLFAISKLGWIKKNVKNFKEQARETKRDYVSGESHYFKGKRFLLNVNHHNGYNKVEITGANKIQLWVKPDATVDEKAHVMKEWYRKQLKSQIPEILEKWEKIIGVKSEDWGVKQMKTKWGACNVDDKRIWLNLELAKKPTICLEYILVHELVHLHERNHNARFISLMNKFMPKWRLHRDELNSLPIVHNDWGY; encoded by the coding sequence ATGAGTATTAACCAGGAAAAAATAGCATTTGCAAATGTTGAGATTGATGTGATACGCAAGGATATTAAAAATATGCACCTTGCTGTTTATCCGCCTAATGGTGCTATAAAATTGTCAGTCCCTACGAAGACAGATGAAGAAGTAATGCGACTTTTTGCAATCTCAAAATTAGGCTGGATTAAGAAAAATGTCAAGAACTTTAAAGAACAGGCTAGAGAAACAAAGCGCGATTATGTTTCTGGAGAAAGCCACTACTTTAAAGGCAAAAGGTTCTTACTAAATGTGAATCATCATAATGGTTACAATAAGGTAGAAATTACTGGAGCTAATAAGATTCAGCTTTGGGTAAAACCTGATGCCACTGTCGATGAAAAAGCGCATGTGATGAAAGAGTGGTATCGCAAGCAATTAAAAAGCCAGATACCTGAAATATTAGAAAAGTGGGAAAAGATAATTGGAGTAAAATCGGAGGATTGGGGTGTCAAACAAATGAAAACCAAATGGGGTGCATGTAATGTGGATGACAAACGTATTTGGTTAAATCTGGAGCTAGCAAAAAAGCCAACTATCTGTTTAGAATATATTCTAGTACATGAGCTGGTTCATCTTCACGAACGTAATCATAATGCTCGTTTTATCTCTTTGATGAATAAATTTATGCCTAAATGGAGATTACATCGAGATGAACTAAACAGCCTGCCTATCGTTCATAATGATTGGGGGTATTAA
- a CDS encoding CHAP domain-containing protein: MSKSYLKYIVLSCFIVLVIGLGFLHTQTNLLKNYEVGDEVDSFNGVVVYYNGSVSNVEGRRVTNGYNVGLKYQCVEFVKRYYLEYLNHKMPDSYGHAKSFYNPNVVDGTINKQRGLLQYRNGSLSKPKVDDLIVMDGTMGNPYGHVAIISKVNDGSIEIIQQNPGPTSLSRVSYKLTQRGKKWIVEKSNVLGWLRK; encoded by the coding sequence ATGTCCAAATCCTATTTGAAATACATAGTGTTAAGTTGTTTCATAGTCTTAGTGATTGGACTAGGGTTTTTACATACCCAAACTAATCTCCTCAAAAATTATGAAGTAGGAGATGAGGTGGATAGCTTTAATGGTGTAGTCGTTTACTATAACGGTTCGGTTAGTAATGTAGAAGGAAGAAGAGTAACCAACGGTTATAATGTTGGTCTCAAATATCAATGTGTGGAATTTGTCAAACGCTATTATTTGGAATATTTGAATCATAAAATGCCCGATAGCTACGGTCACGCAAAAAGCTTTTATAATCCTAACGTTGTTGACGGTACAATAAATAAGCAGCGTGGTCTACTTCAATATAGAAATGGCAGTCTGAGCAAACCAAAAGTAGATGATCTGATTGTTATGGATGGTACCATGGGTAATCCTTATGGGCACGTTGCTATTATATCAAAGGTTAATGATGGCTCCATAGAAATAATCCAACAAAACCCTGGGCCTACTTCGCTTTCTAGAGTTTCTTATAAGCTGACACAAAGAGGGAAAAAGTGGATTGTTGAAAAATCTAATGTTCTAGGATGGCTGAGAAAATGA